The genomic window cgcctgtgtgagttcgcatgtgaatCTTCAGTCTAACCATATTTCTGTACtgcttgctgcattcctcacacctgtaaggcttctcccctgtgtgagtctgcataTGTGTCTTCAGAgcacccagctcactgaactgtttgctgcactcctcacatctgtagggtttctcccctgtgtgagtccgcatgtgagtcttcaaatgactcagctgactgaactgcctgctgcactcctcacagcCATAGGgcttctcacccgtgtgagttTGCATGTGACTCTTTAGATGCCCTTGCCTGCTGAACTTCTTGCAGCACTCCTCACAcgtgaagggtttctcacctgtgtgagtccgcatgtgagtcttcagggAAAGCATGTGACGGAACTGCTTGTTGCATTcctcacacgtgtagggtttctcaccagtgtgagttagCATGTGACTTTTGAGATGACCTGAACCCCTAAATTgtttgccacactcctcacacttgtagggttttgcccctgtgtgagtccgcatgtgagtcttcagattactTAACTGACTACATTGCTTGTTGCATTCTTCACACCTGTATGGCTTTTCTCCAGTGTGATTTCGCATGTGCATCTTAAGATGTTCAGATCTCCtaaactgtttgccacactcctcacacttgtagggtttctcccctgtgtgagtccgcatgtgagtcttcagatgaccTGGTGAGATGAACTGCaggctgcactcctcacacttgtaaggccTGTCCTTTGTACGAGTTACCTGTGTGAGAGAGCTCTTTGCAGAACCTTCTACATGTACCGGCCTTCCTCTGATGCCATCCAGACTTTGTGAGTTGCTTGTTGTCGCCATGTTGACAAATCCTTAAGTCAATCTGTgtaaaaagagaacaaaagtGCATCTGAGCTACCAAGTAAATTAGATTGTCTTATTGCAACCATTCatcttaaaacatttttcaatggtagacatccaggtaaacaatattttaAGACATATCagtctctacaactggataagatttagAGATTACTTCTAGACTATTTGAGTTACTTCCACTACTCTTTTTTAGCGTCAATGGTGTTGACAGGGTTCTAAATACTCAGTTGCCCAGCACAACCAAATTTTGTTTGGCACAACCTATTTGCAAGCTCAGGTAGTGCACTGTGCAACCTACCAGTTTTGTGATTGGGGGAAAAGACAGTGACTGCATTGAGGGTTTGTATTATCCGAGCCTTATACTGATGCTGGATATTACCAGTGATAACCTTAATgctatttttgttttctataACTTATAGTATAAGAATTTTCAATGATTACAAATTCCAACTAAAAATTGTATTCTATGTACTTGTTTGAAACACAGTTGGGATCATAGTGAGAAACCCATGCCCAATCATGAACTGTATAATTAATAAACTGTTTCATTGTCATAGTCAGTCTTGGCTTCTGGTTGAATTCTAACATTTTATCTAATTTTGTTGTGAAGTTGTTGGCAAAAAGATACCGAACAGAATATCATTAGTGAAGGGCAATTATTTGAGCCATGCAAGTTGTTCAGGTACAGACTGGTATCCAGCCTGCTCCAGCTCCAGCTTGCTCCTCCCTTTTAGAATATTCTgtagggaaatgattacagtaGCAAACCAAAGCTAGACCagtgtggataccaggctagttcaGGTACAAGACCagtgtggataccaggctagttcaGGTACAAGACCagtgtggataccaggctagttcaGGTACAAGACCagtgtggataccaggctagttcaGGTACAAGACCagtgtggataccaggctagttcaGGTACAAGACCagtgtggataccaggctagttcaGGTACAAGACCagtgtggataccaggctagttcaGGTACAAGACCagtgtggataccaggctagttcaGGTACAAGACCagtgtggataccaggctagttcaGGTACAAGACCagtgtggataccaggctagttcaGGCACAAGACCagtgtggataccaggctagttcaGGTACAAGACCagtgtggataccaggctagttcaGGTACAAGACCagtgtggataccaggctagttcaGGTACAAGACCagtgtggataccaggctagttcaGGTACAAGACCagtgtggataccaggctagttcaGGTACAAGACCagtgtggataccaggctagttcaGGTACAAGACCAACCCTGTGCCTAATCATAGATAAACTTGTAAcctcatgacatgtacatgcttttttttaaatttttttaaaatttttttaaattttttttattatatcTTTATTCAACGgaataaaagaacataaacAAAGACAACTGTATAATATGCTAAcataagagtacacacacacacacacatgctagtatttgaatacattttgaaGTTCGCCCCATTTTCTATAATGACTATTTAACTTGTTCCTTTTTCGTGCGATGGTTTCTTCTTGACACTTGAAATTATTTACAAATGATATAAATCTATACAACGAAACAATACACGACTcacgatttttgaaaaaaaaataccttacCCAGAAGAATAATAAGATTACACACTATGGGCACAGATTCAGAGTGATCCCCCAACAGAATATTCATTGGATTATTGACATTGAGATAAAgccctgttgttttgtttaaccATCTTTGTACGCTCCGCCAAAACTCAGCCACCTTTCCACAGTCATAGAAAAGgtgttttattgtttcttcCCCTTTTTTACAAAGGGCACATAATGGAGAATCTTTCACTTTCCAGATGTGTAATAATCTATTTGTCGCTAAAAATTTGTGTACTAATTTGAATTGAAAGATTCTGGTCGGGGATCGATTGTTAGTTTATATATAAGGAGaaaaacttccttccaaggtaCAATATCGTTCAGTTGGTCTTCCCAGTAAGTCATTATGTTCCTAGGGTGATCAATGAAATCattcttttctaaaaagaactTATAcacttt from Branchiostoma lanceolatum isolate klBraLanc5 chromosome 4, klBraLanc5.hap2, whole genome shotgun sequence includes these protein-coding regions:
- the LOC136432161 gene encoding zinc finger protein 678-like, with product MATTSNSQSLDGIRGRPVHVEGSAKSSLTQVTRTKDRPYKCEECSLQFISPGHLKTHMRTHTGEKPYKCEECGKQFRRSEHLKMHMRNHTGEKPYRCEECNKQCSQLSNLKTHMRTHTGAKPYKCEECGKQFRGSGHLKSHMLTHTGEKPYTCEECNKQFRHMLSLKTHMRTHTGEKPFTCEECCKKFSRQGHLKSHMQTHTGEKPYGCEECSRQFSQLSHLKTHMRTHTGEKPYRCEECSKQFSELGALKTHMQTHTGEKPYRCEECSKQYRNMVRLKIHMRTHTGEKPYRCEECRRQFKELGSLKSHMRTHTGEKAYRCEECNKQFRHMLSLKYHMRTHTGEKPYTCEECGKAFSQLSNLKTHMKTHTGQKPYRCEECRKQFSRLDYLKNHMLTHTGEKPFCCEECNRQFSRLSYLKSHMRTHTGEKQYRCEECSKMFRHRCSLKRHMQTHSN